A section of the Pedobacter sp. HDW13 genome encodes:
- a CDS encoding LD-carboxypeptidase, producing MNRKHFLSSFIAATAVLPAFKTLASTLENENSSFKIPPYLKAGDTIGITSPAGYITQEQIQPSVLQMQSWGFNIKVGETIGKRDFTYGGTDEERLADFQQMLNDPNIKAIMCARGGYGFVRIIDQLDFSAFKRNPKWIIGFSDITVLHCHLAKNFGIASIHSKMCNSFPDDWAKAEPIQIETILSIKNALIGEQMGYTGPLNSNNRFGKNDGILVGGNLSIIETLAGSNSDLDTKNKILFIEDTGEYLYSIDRMLWNLKRSGKLKNLKGLIIGGFKVKPDDAGEEFGKTVYDIVLEKVKEYIYPVAFDFPVGHQRNNFALKCGVNHTLMVNESGATLRTN from the coding sequence ATGAACAGAAAACATTTCCTTTCTTCGTTTATTGCGGCCACCGCTGTACTTCCGGCCTTTAAAACTTTAGCAAGTACCTTAGAAAATGAAAACTCATCATTTAAAATACCGCCTTATCTAAAAGCCGGCGATACTATCGGTATCACCAGTCCAGCAGGATACATTACGCAGGAACAGATTCAGCCATCTGTTTTACAAATGCAAAGCTGGGGCTTTAACATAAAAGTGGGCGAAACCATTGGCAAACGCGATTTTACCTATGGTGGTACAGACGAAGAAAGGTTAGCCGATTTTCAGCAGATGCTTAACGACCCGAACATTAAAGCGATTATGTGCGCCCGTGGCGGTTATGGTTTTGTGCGGATTATCGATCAGCTCGATTTTTCGGCCTTTAAAAGAAATCCAAAATGGATTATAGGTTTCAGCGATATCACAGTGCTCCACTGTCACCTGGCCAAAAATTTCGGCATCGCTTCTATCCATTCGAAAATGTGCAACAGCTTTCCTGATGATTGGGCTAAAGCCGAGCCTATACAGATTGAGACCATCCTCTCGATAAAGAACGCATTAATTGGTGAACAAATGGGCTATACTGGCCCCTTAAATAGTAATAATCGTTTTGGAAAAAACGATGGGATCTTAGTTGGCGGCAACCTGAGTATTATTGAAACCCTGGCCGGTAGTAATTCCGATTTAGACACCAAAAATAAAATCCTGTTTATAGAAGATACAGGAGAATACCTGTACAGCATAGACAGGATGCTATGGAATTTAAAACGCAGCGGCAAGCTTAAAAACCTGAAAGGCCTTATTATAGGTGGTTTTAAAGTTAAACCCGATGATGCAGGCGAAGAATTTGGCAAAACCGTTTACGATATTGTACTTGAAAAGGTAAAGGAATACATCTACCCTGTTGCCTTCGATTTTCCGGTTGGGCACCAACGCAATAATTTTGCATTAAAATGCGGTGTTAATCATACTTTAATGGTTAACGAAAGTGGCGCAACCCTCAGAACGAATTAA
- a CDS encoding nicotinamide mononucleotide adenylyltransferase encodes MEREILDTKRKALKINLDPRIYGTFAEIGAGQEVSRNFFNAGAASGTVAKTMSAYDMTFSDAIYGAEANGRYVSQNRLLQMLDHEFGLLTERLSGEKYESRTFFAFADTVTTLNYKRTNEPHGWVGICFQNEPGGLPNEIFFHVRLLDTDVNMQQRVLGIIGVNLVYAAFYHCQDPKLMVESLADNLTIDSVEIDLISVKGPAFEGVDNILLNLYMIMKDFSAAAIFDADAHPRQAKDLLYKKDIMILRTKYGQKSLPNFSLFNKATDQFKRTNKVEEGNLAVMIEVLLTNVLTDAHETPDDIDLAAVAKRTQEMCDTGNIVIVSNFTRHNRLAKYLARCKPKSVGLATNINNLKFVFNSSNFKGDNYSGQLLSYVNDMFNTNVRLFAYPFLDKKTNQVINTTNMPVTPDAKPLFDFLLVNGYITDIEDYAENEVKTV; translated from the coding sequence ATGGAGAGAGAAATTCTGGATACGAAGCGTAAAGCACTTAAAATAAACCTTGACCCGCGTATTTATGGCACTTTTGCCGAAATAGGTGCAGGTCAGGAAGTTTCGCGAAACTTTTTTAATGCAGGTGCAGCGTCTGGAACGGTTGCTAAAACCATGTCGGCTTACGATATGACTTTTAGTGATGCCATTTACGGTGCCGAGGCAAATGGCCGTTATGTTAGTCAGAACAGGCTTTTGCAAATGCTCGATCACGAATTTGGCTTGTTAACCGAACGTTTATCGGGCGAGAAGTATGAAAGCCGTACTTTTTTTGCCTTTGCCGACACGGTAACAACCTTAAATTATAAACGTACTAACGAGCCGCATGGTTGGGTTGGTATTTGTTTTCAGAATGAACCCGGAGGCTTACCGAACGAAATCTTTTTCCACGTTCGTTTACTCGATACAGATGTAAATATGCAACAGCGTGTTTTGGGTATTATTGGGGTAAATCTGGTTTATGCTGCCTTTTATCATTGCCAGGATCCTAAGTTAATGGTCGAATCTTTGGCCGATAACTTAACAATTGATTCGGTAGAAATCGATTTAATTTCCGTTAAAGGACCTGCATTTGAAGGTGTCGACAATATTTTGCTTAATCTGTACATGATTATGAAAGATTTCTCGGCAGCAGCAATTTTTGATGCAGATGCACATCCTCGTCAGGCAAAAGATCTGTTGTACAAGAAAGATATCATGATTTTAAGGACCAAATACGGTCAGAAATCGTTACCTAACTTTAGTTTGTTTAATAAAGCAACCGATCAGTTTAAGCGTACCAATAAGGTAGAAGAAGGTAATCTTGCGGTTATGATTGAGGTTTTACTCACCAATGTATTAACCGATGCACACGAAACTCCTGATGATATTGACCTGGCTGCGGTAGCGAAGCGAACTCAGGAAATGTGCGATACCGGAAATATTGTTATCGTGTCAAACTTTACGCGCCATAACCGTTTGGCTAAGTACCTGGCTCGTTGTAAGCCAAAAAGCGTAGGCTTAGCCACTAACATCAACAACTTGAAATTTGTATTCAACTCGTCGAATTTTAAAGGCGATAATTACTCAGGTCAGTTATTGAGCTATGTAAACGATATGTTTAATACCAACGTGCGTTTATTTGCTTACCCGTTCTTAGATAAAAAGACTAACCAGGTAATTAATACCACCAATATGCCGGTTACGCCAGATGCCAAACCTTTGTTTGATTTCTTGCTGGTAAACGGTTATATTACGGATATTGAGGATTATGCTGAAAATGAAGTGAAGACGGTTTAG